A section of the Rhizobium sp. BG4 genome encodes:
- a CDS encoding inositol monophosphatase family protein, producing MTSKVDVTTLSDLLRRAAKAEILPRFRRLGAGDVRAKSEATDLVTEADEQAERMIKAEAAKLWPEALFIGEESVAADPALLDRLEGADLAIIVDPVDGTFNFASGIPAFGVMASVVSKGETVAGIIYDPMGDDWVLAEKGSGAWLRRPDGETERLKVAEPVELGQMVGMASTGFFAKEKRAEILANLAKVRFLANYRCAAHEYRAFASGHVHYLSYNKLMPWDHLAGTLISQEAGAYAARFDGSPYLPHHVDGGLLIAPDKASWELLRKEVFTV from the coding sequence ATGACCTCGAAAGTTGATGTAACGACGCTCTCCGATCTCCTCCGGCGGGCGGCGAAGGCCGAGATATTGCCGCGCTTCCGCCGGCTGGGCGCCGGTGACGTGCGCGCCAAGTCGGAAGCGACCGATCTGGTGACGGAGGCCGACGAGCAGGCCGAGCGGATGATCAAGGCGGAGGCTGCAAAGCTGTGGCCCGAGGCGCTGTTCATCGGCGAGGAATCGGTCGCAGCCGATCCGGCATTGCTCGACCGCCTCGAAGGCGCTGATCTCGCCATCATCGTCGATCCCGTCGATGGCACGTTCAATTTTGCTTCGGGCATTCCGGCCTTCGGCGTGATGGCGTCCGTCGTCTCGAAGGGCGAGACCGTAGCCGGTATCATCTACGATCCGATGGGCGACGACTGGGTGCTGGCGGAGAAGGGCAGCGGTGCATGGCTGAGGCGGCCGGACGGCGAGACGGAGCGGCTGAAAGTTGCCGAGCCTGTCGAGCTTGGCCAGATGGTCGGCATGGCCTCGACCGGCTTCTTTGCCAAGGAGAAGCGCGCCGAGATCCTCGCCAATCTCGCCAAGGTGCGCTTCCTGGCCAATTATCGCTGCGCGGCGCATGAATACCGCGCCTTTGCGTCAGGCCATGTGCACTATCTCTCGTACAACAAGCTGATGCCGTGGGATCATTTGGCGGGGACATTGATCTCGCAGGAAGCCGGCGCCTATGCCGCCCGTTTCGACGGCTCGCCCTATCTGCCGCACCATGTCGACGGCGGGCTGCTGATCGCACCGGACAAGGCGTCGTGGGAGTTGCTGCGGAAAGAGGTTTTCACCGTCTAA
- a CDS encoding RNA methyltransferase → MAGTNSERQLLTEGPAIILVEPQMGENIGMVARAMANFGLSELRLVNPRDGWPNERAQATASKADHVIEATKVYDTLEEAIADLNFVYATTARERDGFKPVRSPVVAAETLRTKFRAGEGTGILFGRERWGLTNEEVALADEIVTFPVNPAFASLNIAQAVLLMSYEWMKSGMEDLSDVPFQAMEQTQSTKEQLFGFFDQLEEALEARNYFHPPAKKPKMVDNLRAVLSRRAFTEQEISVLRGVISSLDRFSRQYPRGSRSPAVAKEQPKDDVSGE, encoded by the coding sequence ATGGCAGGCACAAACAGCGAGCGGCAACTTCTGACCGAGGGACCGGCGATCATTCTGGTCGAACCGCAGATGGGCGAGAATATCGGCATGGTGGCGCGCGCCATGGCGAATTTCGGCCTTTCGGAGCTCCGGCTCGTCAATCCGCGCGACGGCTGGCCGAACGAGCGGGCGCAGGCGACGGCGTCCAAGGCCGATCACGTCATCGAGGCGACCAAGGTCTACGACACGCTGGAAGAGGCTATTGCCGACCTCAATTTCGTCTATGCGACGACGGCGCGCGAACGCGATGGCTTCAAGCCGGTACGCTCTCCCGTCGTCGCGGCGGAGACGTTGCGGACGAAATTTCGGGCAGGCGAGGGCACCGGCATCCTCTTCGGCCGCGAGCGCTGGGGTCTCACCAACGAGGAAGTGGCGCTGGCCGACGAGATCGTCACCTTCCCTGTCAATCCCGCCTTTGCCTCGCTGAACATCGCCCAGGCGGTGCTGCTGATGTCCTATGAGTGGATGAAGTCGGGTATGGAGGATCTCTCCGACGTGCCGTTCCAGGCGATGGAGCAGACGCAATCGACCAAGGAGCAGCTGTTCGGTTTCTTCGACCAGCTCGAGGAGGCGCTGGAAGCGCGCAATTATTTCCATCCGCCCGCGAAAAAGCCCAAAATGGTGGACAACCTCAGGGCCGTCCTCTCCCGCCGCGCCTTCACGGAACAGGAAATCAGTGTGCTGCGCGGCGTAATCTCCTCCCTCGACCGTTTCTCGCGGCAATATCCGCGCGGAAGCCGGTCTCCCGCAGTTGCCAAGGAACAGCCGAAAGATGACGTCAGCGGCGAATGA
- a CDS encoding cupin domain-containing protein: MFHVISRENQQQSPNRTILFEGGAFGAPVSIFLIDNEPGQGPALHVHPYTEMWIVRSGQARFTVGEETLDPNPGDIVVVNAETPHCFKNIGTTRLELTCIHASPEVIQSWV; encoded by the coding sequence ATGTTCCACGTCATCAGCCGCGAAAATCAGCAGCAGTCCCCGAACCGAACCATTCTCTTTGAAGGCGGCGCGTTCGGCGCACCCGTCTCGATCTTCCTCATAGACAACGAGCCGGGCCAAGGCCCTGCCCTGCATGTCCATCCCTATACCGAAATGTGGATCGTCCGCTCGGGACAGGCGCGCTTCACCGTCGGCGAAGAGACCCTAGACCCCAACCCCGGCGACATCGTCGTCGTCAACGCCGAGACACCCCACTGCTTCAAGAATATCGGCACGACACGGCTGGAACTGACCTGCATCCACGCCAGCCCGGAAGTTATCCAGAGCTGGGTTTGA
- a CDS encoding MarR family transcriptional regulator, whose translation MTTEDHVDRLRALWAQELPDLDTTPMSILGRIYRLSNLVRPSIEATFAEFHLDRGEFDVIATIRRSGPPYRMIPTELYRHLMISSGGLTHRLDRLEKAGLVTRERSDQDKRSFVVVLTAEGIRRAEAAFREDMGRELGLLDALDEGERRALSGLLRKLAGSLEPAEGEASAADSV comes from the coding sequence ATGACGACTGAAGACCATGTCGACCGCTTGCGTGCTCTCTGGGCCCAGGAACTGCCGGATCTCGATACGACGCCGATGAGCATTCTCGGCCGCATCTACCGGCTGTCCAATCTTGTGCGGCCGTCGATCGAGGCGACCTTTGCGGAATTCCATCTCGATCGCGGCGAATTCGATGTGATCGCGACGATCCGCCGGTCCGGGCCGCCTTACCGGATGATCCCGACGGAGCTTTACCGTCACCTGATGATCTCCTCCGGCGGGTTGACCCACAGGCTCGACCGGCTGGAGAAGGCTGGGCTGGTCACGCGCGAGCGCTCGGATCAGGACAAGCGCAGTTTCGTCGTGGTACTAACCGCAGAGGGTATCCGCCGCGCCGAGGCTGCTTTTCGCGAGGACATGGGCCGGGAGCTCGGTCTCCTCGATGCGCTCGATGAGGGGGAGCGCCGGGCGTTGTCCGGTCTGCTGCGCAAGCTTGCGGGTTCGCTCGAACCGGCCGAGGGCGAGGCGTCGGCGGCAGATTCCGTTTGA
- a CDS encoding helix-turn-helix transcriptional regulator, translated as MDEFNPPGTAIEMRLDGLVDGIRRKLMQGDIVSVSKATGLTIAGLYKIRNNPAASPRHETLQLLADHFGYQISIVDHQPVMPPPFRRKPKKEPV; from the coding sequence ATGGATGAATTCAACCCGCCCGGCACTGCGATAGAGATGAGGCTCGATGGCCTTGTCGACGGCATTCGCCGAAAGCTGATGCAGGGCGATATCGTTTCGGTTTCGAAGGCGACCGGCCTCACGATCGCCGGTCTTTACAAAATCCGAAATAATCCCGCTGCGTCGCCTCGACATGAGACGCTGCAGCTTCTTGCCGATCATTTCGGCTATCAAATCTCCATCGTCGACCATCAGCCGGTTATGCCGCCGCCTTTTCGTCGCAAGCCAAAGAAAGAACCCGTGTGA
- a CDS encoding glutaminase — translation MVDLQAVLDSIYKELTPRIGEGKVADYIPELAKIDPNQFGMTIATTDGKIYSVGDAAVAFSIQSISKVFMLTLALGKVGESLWKRVGREPSGSAFNSIVQLEHESGIPRNPFINAGAIAVTDVVMAGHAPREAIGELLRFVRYLADDESVTIDEKVARSETQTGYRNFALANFMRAYKNIDHPVEHVLGVYFHQCALSMTCEQLARAGLFLAARGSNPVTGHSVVSPKRARRINAMMLMCGHYDGSGDFAYHVGLPGKSGVGGGIFAVAPGIASIAVWSPGLNKVGNSQLGAVALEMLAARTGWSVFGD, via the coding sequence ATGGTGGATTTGCAGGCAGTCCTCGACAGCATCTACAAGGAACTGACGCCGCGGATCGGCGAGGGCAAGGTTGCGGATTACATTCCCGAGCTCGCCAAGATCGATCCCAACCAGTTCGGGATGACGATCGCCACGACGGACGGCAAGATCTACAGCGTCGGCGACGCTGCCGTAGCTTTCTCCATCCAGAGCATTTCCAAGGTCTTCATGCTGACGCTGGCGCTCGGCAAGGTGGGCGAGAGTCTGTGGAAGCGCGTCGGCCGCGAGCCATCGGGCTCGGCCTTCAATTCCATCGTCCAGCTGGAACATGAGAGCGGGATTCCCCGCAACCCCTTCATCAATGCCGGCGCCATTGCCGTCACCGATGTCGTCATGGCCGGCCATGCGCCGCGCGAGGCGATCGGTGAGCTGCTGCGCTTCGTGCGCTATCTGGCGGACGACGAATCCGTGACCATCGACGAGAAGGTCGCGCGCTCGGAAACGCAGACGGGCTACCGCAATTTCGCGCTCGCCAATTTCATGCGCGCCTACAAGAATATCGATCATCCGGTCGAGCATGTGCTCGGCGTCTATTTCCATCAATGCGCGCTGTCGATGACCTGCGAGCAGCTGGCTCGCGCCGGGCTGTTCCTGGCGGCGCGCGGCAGCAACCCGGTCACCGGCCATTCCGTCGTTTCACCGAAGCGGGCGCGGCGTATCAATGCGATGATGCTGATGTGCGGGCATTACGACGGATCGGGCGATTTCGCCTACCACGTCGGCCTTCCCGGCAAGAGCGGCGTCGGCGGCGGTATCTTTGCGGTGGCGCCCGGGATCGCCTCGATCGCCGTCTGGTCTCCGGGCCTCAACAAGGTCGGCAATTCGCAGCTTGGCGCCGTGGCGCTGGAAATGCTAGCGGCGCGCACCGGCTGGTCGGTTTTCGGCGATTGA
- a CDS encoding ATP-binding protein: MQVGIDMGTASGSSPATLDIEELLATRLLVQGNSGSGKSHLLRRLLEQSAQWVQQVIIDPEGDFVTLSDRFGHIVVDGERTEAELAGIANRIRQHRVSCVLTLEGLDIEQQMRAAAAFLNGMFDADREYWYPVLVVVDEAQMFAPSVGGDVSEDARKMSLGAMTNLMCRGRKRGLAGVIATQRLAKLAKNVAAEASNFLMGRTFLDIDMARAADLLGMDRRQAEMFRDLKRGNFVALGPALSRRPLPIQIGNVETSARSSSPKLMPLPDAPQDVEDLIFTPDPEEFQRPILRRAAPAPRPTTDILAELSRSAPAAVPAPSEPRSSQPELSAEEREERLSGVLAEILDDPASGFRTDSVLYQEFLVRLRMRRVPGPPLSLQDFRRRVAVSRSGVDPEMAASEGWATALSLSNGVTDDLQGVFLMMAKAALGGEPCPSDARIARAYGTHSARRARRLLGYFEEQGLIVVHTDFTGKRIVAFPDLQAETAPGSADAPDDDALKSAAE, encoded by the coding sequence TTGCAGGTTGGCATCGATATGGGAACGGCGTCCGGCAGCAGCCCGGCGACACTCGATATCGAGGAGCTGCTGGCAACGCGCCTGCTCGTTCAGGGCAATTCCGGCTCCGGCAAGTCGCATCTGCTGCGGCGCCTGCTAGAGCAATCCGCCCAATGGGTTCAGCAGGTCATCATCGATCCCGAAGGCGACTTCGTAACGCTCAGCGACCGTTTCGGCCATATCGTCGTCGATGGCGAGCGCACCGAAGCAGAGCTTGCCGGTATCGCCAACCGCATCCGCCAGCATCGCGTTTCCTGCGTGCTGACGCTCGAAGGCCTTGATATCGAGCAGCAGATGCGTGCTGCGGCTGCCTTCCTCAACGGCATGTTCGATGCCGACCGTGAATATTGGTATCCGGTTCTCGTCGTCGTCGACGAAGCGCAGATGTTCGCGCCGTCCGTTGGCGGGGATGTCTCGGAAGATGCGCGCAAGATGTCGCTCGGCGCGATGACCAACCTGATGTGCCGCGGCCGTAAGCGCGGTCTGGCGGGCGTCATCGCCACGCAGCGTCTGGCGAAGCTTGCGAAGAACGTCGCGGCCGAAGCCTCGAACTTCCTGATGGGCCGCACCTTCCTCGATATCGACATGGCGCGCGCTGCCGATCTGCTCGGCATGGACCGGCGCCAGGCGGAAATGTTCCGCGACCTGAAGCGTGGCAATTTCGTTGCCCTCGGGCCGGCACTGTCGCGCCGGCCGCTGCCGATCCAGATCGGTAACGTCGAGACCTCGGCGCGTTCGTCGAGCCCGAAGCTGATGCCGCTGCCGGATGCGCCGCAGGATGTCGAGGACCTGATCTTCACGCCGGATCCGGAAGAGTTCCAGCGGCCGATCTTGCGCCGCGCGGCGCCGGCGCCGCGCCCGACCACCGATATTCTTGCCGAGCTGTCGCGCTCCGCGCCCGCCGCAGTCCCGGCGCCTTCCGAGCCGCGCTCCAGCCAGCCGGAACTGTCTGCCGAGGAGCGCGAAGAGCGCCTGTCCGGCGTGCTCGCCGAAATCCTCGACGACCCGGCCTCGGGCTTCCGGACGGATTCGGTGCTCTACCAGGAATTTCTCGTGCGCTTGCGTATGCGCCGCGTGCCGGGGCCGCCGCTGTCGCTGCAGGATTTCCGCCGCCGCGTGGCTGTATCGCGCTCAGGCGTCGATCCCGAAATGGCGGCCAGCGAAGGCTGGGCCACGGCGCTCTCGCTGTCGAATGGCGTGACCGACGATCTGCAGGGCGTGTTCCTGATGATGGCGAAGGCAGCGCTCGGCGGCGAACCATGCCCGTCCGACGCCCGCATCGCCCGCGCTTACGGCACCCATTCGGCCCGCCGCGCCCGCCGTCTACTCGGCTATTTCGAAGAACAGGGCCTGATCGTCGTCCATACGGATTTCACCGGCAAGCGCATCGTCGCTTTCCCTGACCTGCAGGCTGAGACCGCGCCGGGTTCGGCTGACGCGCCTGACGACGACGCGCTGAAGAGCGCTGCCGAGTAA
- a CDS encoding DUF982 domain-containing protein: MEKTDIRKFDPVRLKLRGRNRVVRSVHDAYRMMVTEWPVADGPALYRAEVTCLDVFNGAVGAREARKKFIAAVNEAHLPYMD; the protein is encoded by the coding sequence ATGGAAAAGACTGACATCCGGAAATTCGATCCCGTCAGGCTGAAGCTGCGCGGCCGTAACCGCGTGGTCCGTTCGGTGCACGATGCCTACCGGATGATGGTCACCGAATGGCCGGTTGCCGATGGGCCGGCGCTCTATCGCGCCGAGGTGACCTGCCTCGATGTCTTCAATGGCGCGGTCGGCGCCAGGGAGGCGCGCAAGAAGTTCATTGCCGCCGTCAACGAGGCGCATCTGCCCTATATGGACTGA
- the rpsD gene encoding 30S ribosomal protein S4: MSKRESSKYKIDRRMGENIWGRPKSPVNRREYGPGQHGQRRKGKLSDFGVQLRAKQKLKGYYGDLREKQFRAIFDEANRRKGDTSENLIGLLESRLDAIVYRAKFVPTVFAARQFVNHGHVTVNGVRVNIGSYRCKAGDVIEVRQKSKQLVTVLESISLAERDVPDYIEVDHNKMVATFARVPSLSDVPYPVVMEPHLVVEFYSR; this comes from the coding sequence ATGAGCAAGCGCGAATCGTCCAAGTACAAGATTGACCGCCGTATGGGCGAAAACATCTGGGGCCGTCCTAAGTCCCCGGTGAACCGCCGCGAATACGGCCCGGGCCAGCATGGTCAGCGCCGCAAGGGCAAGCTCTCTGACTTCGGTGTGCAGCTGCGCGCCAAGCAGAAGCTGAAGGGCTACTACGGTGACCTGCGCGAAAAGCAGTTCCGTGCGATCTTCGACGAAGCCAACCGCCGCAAGGGTGACACTTCCGAAAACCTGATCGGTCTTCTGGAGTCCCGTCTCGACGCGATCGTTTATCGCGCCAAGTTCGTCCCGACCGTTTTCGCAGCCCGCCAGTTCGTGAACCACGGCCACGTGACCGTGAACGGCGTCCGCGTCAACATCGGTTCTTACCGTTGCAAGGCCGGCGACGTCATCGAAGTTCGCCAGAAGTCGAAGCAGCTCGTAACGGTTCTGGAATCCATCTCTCTCGCTGAGCGTGATGTTCCTGACTACATCGAAGTTGATCACAACAAGATGGTTGCGACCTTCGCACGCGTTCCTTCGCTCTCCGACGTTCCGTACCCGGTCGTCATGGAGCCGCATCTGGTGGTCGAATTCTATTCGCGTTAA
- a CDS encoding multidrug effflux MFS transporter codes for MAPDHTPHVENQGSRRIGMGFAEFVITIAIMTASIAMAIDSMLPALPAIGHSLNVTNTNDAQLVIAVFFFGFGVSQILFGSLCDAFGRRNILLGGLAVYVLAMFGAAATSSFEMLLVMRFVQGIGGAAVRITSMAIVRDCFGGREMARVMSFVMIVFMIVPIVAPSVGQLIISYANWHWIFILLGLVGSILFIWAASRLKESLPREERIPLSVRAVTDGFKTVLTNRITCGYMIGLTMFTGVISAYVISVQQVFGEVYGLGDWLPIAFAATAGGIAVANFANGFFVRTFGMRRISHAAVILFTLVSAFGYVMALGGTVNFVLDYALFTVLLMMFAVIATNFTAISLEPMGNLAGTATAITGFVSTTFGAVLGGAVGQMFNGTVQPLFAGFAIFGAVSVAATLWAEKGKLFTHPGDSPQLDAGAAHF; via the coding sequence ATGGCGCCGGATCACACGCCGCACGTCGAAAACCAGGGCTCGCGCCGCATCGGCATGGGCTTTGCGGAATTCGTCATCACCATCGCGATCATGACAGCCAGCATCGCCATGGCGATCGACAGCATGCTGCCTGCCCTGCCCGCCATCGGGCACTCGCTCAATGTCACCAACACCAATGATGCCCAGCTCGTCATCGCCGTGTTCTTCTTCGGCTTCGGCGTCTCGCAGATCCTGTTCGGCAGCCTCTGCGATGCCTTCGGCCGCCGCAACATCCTGCTCGGCGGTCTCGCCGTCTACGTGCTCGCCATGTTCGGCGCGGCCGCCACCTCAAGCTTCGAAATGCTCCTCGTCATGCGTTTCGTCCAGGGCATCGGCGGAGCTGCCGTGCGCATCACCAGCATGGCGATCGTGCGTGACTGCTTCGGCGGCCGCGAGATGGCGCGCGTCATGTCCTTCGTCATGATCGTCTTCATGATCGTACCGATCGTCGCGCCGTCGGTCGGCCAGCTGATCATCAGCTATGCCAACTGGCACTGGATCTTCATCCTGCTCGGCCTCGTCGGCTCGATCCTGTTCATCTGGGCCGCAAGCCGCCTGAAGGAATCCCTGCCGCGTGAGGAGCGCATCCCGCTGTCGGTGCGCGCCGTCACCGACGGTTTCAAGACCGTGCTCACCAACCGCATCACCTGCGGCTACATGATCGGCCTGACGATGTTCACCGGCGTCATCAGCGCCTACGTCATCTCCGTCCAGCAGGTCTTCGGCGAGGTCTACGGCCTCGGCGACTGGCTGCCGATCGCCTTTGCGGCAACGGCCGGCGGCATTGCCGTCGCCAACTTCGCCAATGGCTTCTTCGTCCGCACCTTCGGCATGCGCCGCATTTCGCATGCAGCGGTCATCCTCTTCACGCTGGTATCGGCTTTCGGCTACGTGATGGCGCTCGGCGGCACGGTCAATTTCGTGCTCGACTACGCGCTCTTCACCGTGCTGCTGATGATGTTTGCCGTCATCGCCACCAACTTTACGGCGATCAGCCTCGAGCCGATGGGCAATCTTGCGGGCACCGCCACTGCCATCACCGGCTTCGTCTCGACGACCTTCGGTGCCGTGCTCGGCGGCGCCGTCGGCCAGATGTTCAACGGCACGGTCCAGCCGCTCTTCGCCGGCTTTGCGATCTTCGGCGCCGTCAGTGTTGCCGCCACGCTCTGGGCCGAGAAGGGCAAGCTCTTCACCCATCCCGGCGACAGCCCGCAGCTGGATGCGGGTGCCGCACATTTCTAA
- a CDS encoding multidrug effflux MFS transporter produces MGKREFIFLAAFMMAVNSLAIDVMLPALQQIGANLGVESENHRQFVVSAYLFGFGLAQLFFGPISDRFGRRKPLFIGLVIYICSAFGIALIPSFGGLLVLRFIQGIGAAATRVITISIVRDIYGGRQMAEVMSLISMTFMIVPVIAPGTGQLVMLFSTWHMIFVFIGVMATLILLWAYNRLPETLAPANVRPFTAKSVIGGFKVVLTNRSALCYTLATTVVFGALFGFINSAQQIYVGIYGLGVYFPFAFAGVAIFMSFSSFLNARLVGRFGMRRLSHASLVGFIVVNTIWLLVQLYGPQPTPFPVFICLFGLAMFQFGWIGSNFNSLAMEPLGHVAGTASSVLGFTSTIGGAAIGAAIGQAFDGTALPMVIGYFTVAFIGLAFVLVAEKGRLFQPHNPAV; encoded by the coding sequence ATGGGCAAGCGAGAGTTCATCTTTCTGGCTGCCTTCATGATGGCGGTCAATTCTCTCGCCATCGACGTCATGCTTCCTGCCCTCCAGCAGATCGGCGCCAATCTGGGGGTCGAAAGCGAGAACCACCGCCAGTTCGTCGTCTCGGCCTATCTCTTCGGCTTCGGCCTCGCGCAGCTGTTCTTCGGCCCGATTTCGGACCGGTTCGGCCGCCGCAAGCCGTTGTTTATCGGCCTCGTCATTTACATCTGTTCCGCCTTCGGCATTGCGCTCATCCCGTCCTTCGGCGGCCTTCTCGTCCTGCGTTTCATCCAGGGCATCGGCGCTGCGGCCACCCGCGTCATCACCATATCGATCGTCCGCGACATCTATGGCGGCCGCCAGATGGCCGAAGTGATGTCGCTGATCTCGATGACGTTCATGATCGTGCCGGTTATCGCGCCGGGCACCGGTCAGCTCGTCATGCTGTTTTCAACCTGGCACATGATCTTCGTCTTCATTGGGGTGATGGCGACGCTGATCCTGCTCTGGGCCTATAACCGCCTGCCGGAAACGCTTGCGCCCGCCAATGTCCGTCCGTTCACGGCCAAGTCTGTCATCGGCGGCTTCAAGGTGGTTCTGACCAACCGCAGCGCGCTTTGCTACACGCTGGCAACCACCGTCGTCTTCGGCGCGCTGTTCGGCTTCATCAACTCGGCACAGCAGATCTATGTCGGCATCTACGGGCTCGGGGTCTATTTTCCCTTCGCCTTCGCCGGTGTGGCGATCTTCATGTCCTTCTCGTCGTTCCTGAATGCGCGCCTTGTCGGTCGCTTCGGCATGCGGCGCCTGTCGCATGCGTCGCTGGTCGGCTTCATCGTCGTCAACACGATCTGGCTACTCGTGCAGCTCTATGGGCCGCAGCCGACGCCGTTCCCGGTCTTCATCTGCCTGTTCGGTCTGGCGATGTTCCAGTTCGGCTGGATCGGCTCGAACTTCAATTCGCTCGCCATGGAGCCGCTCGGTCATGTCGCCGGCACCGCTTCATCGGTGCTCGGCTTCACCAGCACGATCGGCGGCGCGGCGATTGGCGCAGCCATAGGCCAGGCGTTCGACGGCACGGCGCTGCCGATGGTCATCGGTTATTTCACCGTCGCCTTCATCGGCCTTGCCTTCGTGCTCGTTGCCGAAAAGGGACGGCTGTTCCAGCCACATAATCCGGCGGTCTGA
- the murI gene encoding glutamate racemase has protein sequence MTSAANELKPVLVFDSGIGGLTVLREARVLMPERGFIYVADDAGFPYGGWEEQALKERVIALFGRLLHDYDPEVCIIACNTAFTLVGADLRAAFPQMTFVGTVPAIKPAAERTRSGLVSVLATPGTVKRAYTRDLIQSFAQQCHVRLVGSENLARMAEAYIRGETVSDEAVTAEIEQCFVEKDGHKTDIVVLACTHYPFMANLFRRLAPWPVDWLDPAEAIARRARSLVPQVAGAVHPDNFDFAVFTSGNPDFATARLMQGFGLSTR, from the coding sequence ATGACGTCAGCGGCGAATGAGCTGAAACCGGTCCTGGTCTTCGATTCCGGTATCGGAGGGCTGACCGTGCTGCGCGAGGCGCGCGTGCTGATGCCGGAGCGCGGCTTCATCTATGTCGCCGACGATGCCGGATTTCCCTATGGCGGTTGGGAAGAGCAGGCTCTGAAGGAGCGCGTCATCGCGCTCTTCGGCAGACTGCTGCACGACTATGACCCCGAAGTCTGCATCATCGCCTGCAACACGGCCTTCACGCTTGTCGGCGCCGATCTCAGGGCGGCCTTTCCGCAGATGACCTTTGTCGGCACGGTGCCGGCGATCAAGCCTGCGGCCGAGCGGACCCGCTCGGGGCTCGTTTCGGTTTTGGCGACGCCCGGGACCGTCAAACGCGCCTATACGCGTGATCTCATCCAGTCCTTCGCGCAGCAATGCCACGTTCGTCTCGTCGGTTCGGAGAACCTTGCGCGGATGGCGGAGGCCTATATTCGCGGCGAGACGGTTTCGGATGAGGCCGTGACGGCGGAGATCGAGCAGTGCTTCGTCGAGAAGGATGGGCACAAGACCGATATCGTCGTGCTCGCCTGCACGCATTATCCGTTCATGGCCAATCTTTTCCGCAGGCTCGCACCTTGGCCGGTCGACTGGCTCGATCCGGCCGAGGCGATTGCTCGGCGCGCCCGCAGCCTGGTGCCGCAGGTGGCCGGCGCCGTTCATCCTGACAATTTCGACTTTGCCGTCTTCACGTCGGGCAATCCCGATTTCGCGACGGCGCGGCTGATGCAGGGTTTCGGCCTCAGCACGCGATAG
- the ttcA gene encoding tRNA 2-thiocytidine(32) synthetase TtcA: MNIAANIADALDETTEDGGIAHALFADAPRSVSFNKLRKRLLRNVRQAFDDFDMLKGQKRWLIGVSGGKDSYGLLALLLDLQWRGLLPVELVACNLDQGQPNFPKHILPEYLTGIGVKHRIEYRDTYSIVKEKVPEGATYCSLCSRLRRGNLYRIAKEEGCDALVLGHHREDILETFFMNFFHGGRLASMPAKLLNDEGNLMVLRPLAYCAEDDMAKFASAMQFPIIPCDLCGSQDGLQRNAMKDMLADIERRMPGRKDTMLRALAHVNPSHLLDPKLFDFSSLMVTEPSSKSE, from the coding sequence ATGAATATCGCTGCAAACATTGCCGACGCCCTCGATGAAACCACCGAAGACGGTGGTATCGCCCACGCGCTGTTTGCCGATGCGCCGCGTTCGGTCTCGTTTAACAAGTTGCGCAAGCGTCTGCTGCGCAATGTGCGTCAGGCATTCGACGATTTCGATATGCTGAAGGGCCAGAAGCGCTGGCTGATCGGCGTTTCCGGCGGCAAGGATTCCTACGGTCTGCTCGCGCTGCTGCTCGATCTGCAGTGGCGCGGCCTGCTGCCGGTGGAGCTGGTCGCCTGCAATCTCGACCAGGGCCAGCCGAACTTCCCGAAGCATATCCTGCCGGAATATCTGACCGGTATCGGCGTGAAGCACCGGATCGAGTATCGCGACACCTATTCGATCGTGAAGGAGAAGGTGCCGGAGGGGGCGACCTATTGCTCGCTCTGTTCGCGTCTCCGCCGCGGCAATCTCTACCGGATCGCCAAGGAGGAGGGCTGCGATGCGCTGGTGCTCGGCCATCACCGCGAGGACATCCTCGAAACCTTCTTCATGAACTTCTTCCATGGCGGGCGCCTTGCCTCCATGCCGGCGAAGCTGCTGAACGATGAGGGCAACCTCATGGTTCTGCGACCGCTGGCCTATTGCGCCGAAGACGACATGGCGAAGTTCGCTTCTGCCATGCAGTTTCCGATCATTCCCTGCGATCTCTGCGGTTCGCAGGACGGCCTGCAGCGCAATGCGATGAAGGATATGCTCGCCGATATCGAGCGGCGCATGCCCGGCCGCAAGGATACGATGCTCAGGGCACTCGCCCACGTGAACCCGTCGCATCTTCTCGATCCCAAGCTTTTCGATTTTTCGAGCCTGATGGTCACCGAACCGTCATCGAAGAGCGAGTAA